One window from the genome of Saimiri boliviensis isolate mSaiBol1 chromosome 2, mSaiBol1.pri, whole genome shotgun sequence encodes:
- the LOC104652636 gene encoding odorant-binding protein 2b, producing the protein MKTLLLAVGLILITALEAQDLFASEEPDISGTWYIKAIAARKGILAKKVSPVTLSLLSSGNVQASFTKRSNGQCHKIDIILEKTGVPGRYRVSGALHFLHMEGSSVRDHRLFFSELQFEGERFQVAKLMGRNPDVNTEALEEFKKFAQRKGFLEDDIFIPLQTGQGTPWLFRSPRAAPPGTSVLPRDLRKCPPQPSQLPPTTTPFPVPPLLVLHKELQQSL; encoded by the exons ATGAAGACCCTGCTCCTGGCCGTTGGCCTCATCCTGATCACTGCCCTGGAGGCCCAGGACCTCTTTGCCTCAGAGGAGCCAGAT ATTTCAGGGACATGGTATATCAAGGCCATTGCAGCAAGAAAGGGCATCTTAGCAAAGAAGGTGTCCCCTGTCACGCTCTCATTGCTGAGCAGCGGTAACGTACAGGCCTCCTTCACGAAGAG GAGCAATGGTCAGTGCCACAAGATAGACATCATTCTGGAGAAAACTGGGGTACCTGGCAGATACAGAGTCT CTGGGGCCCTGCACTTCCTACACATGGAGGGCTCCTCTGTGAGGGACCACCGCCTGTTTTTCTCTGAATTGCAATTTGAGGGGGAAAGATTCCAAGTGGCCAAGCTCATGG GTAGGAATCCCGATGTCAACACAGAGGCCCTGGAAGAATTTAAGAAATTCGCTCAGCGCAAGGGATTCCTGGAAGATGACATCTTTATACCCCTGCAGACAG GGCAAGGGACACCTTGGCTCTTCAGAAGCCCCAGAGCAGCACCACCTGGCACCTCTGTCCTGCCTAGGGACTTGAGAAAATGCCCCCCCCAGCCCAGCCAGCTGCCCCCTACCACCACCCCCTTCCCTGTGCCCCCTCTCCTGGTTCTCCATAAAGAGCTTCAGCAGTCCCTGTGA